Proteins encoded together in one Acidobacteriota bacterium window:
- a CDS encoding diacylglycerol kinase family protein produces the protein MRHKTKVIVNPASNRGRTRMRWGEIREGLKSFIREFKYEFTEKPLHATDIAREAIKDGADLVIGVGGDGTMNEIANGFYEDRRIINPEAALGIVPAGTGCDLMRSLNIPHGLKGALQVLADVPAVSMDVGQVRYRTNDGREEDRLFLNIADFGLGGEVVREVTERRLQRKASSYIRCLVTTMARYRNKRVHIRVDGRTLPDGEYLIGAVANGRIFGKGMKVAPDARLDDGLFDSVLIRGFRFFEFCRHGWKLMNGTHVTHPKVTVVRGRTVEAWPEEGEQVLLELDGDQVGRLPATFEIIPRDLLVKGFLQPAR, from the coding sequence ATGCGGCATAAGACCAAGGTCATCGTCAATCCCGCCTCGAACCGGGGCCGGACCCGCATGCGCTGGGGCGAGATCCGTGAAGGCCTGAAGAGCTTCATCCGCGAGTTCAAGTACGAATTCACCGAGAAGCCCCTGCACGCCACCGACATCGCCCGCGAGGCCATCAAGGACGGCGCCGACCTGGTCATCGGCGTCGGCGGCGACGGGACGATGAACGAGATCGCCAACGGCTTCTACGAGGACCGCCGCATCATCAACCCCGAGGCCGCCCTCGGGATCGTCCCCGCCGGGACCGGCTGCGACCTGATGCGCAGCCTCAATATCCCGCACGGGCTCAAGGGCGCCCTCCAGGTCCTCGCGGACGTCCCGGCCGTCAGCATGGACGTCGGCCAGGTCCGTTACCGGACGAACGACGGCCGGGAGGAGGACCGCCTCTTCCTCAACATCGCCGATTTCGGCCTGGGCGGCGAAGTCGTCCGCGAGGTCACCGAGCGGCGGCTCCAGCGCAAGGCCTCCTCCTACATCCGCTGCCTGGTCACGACCATGGCCCGCTACAGGAACAAGCGGGTCCATATCCGGGTCGACGGCCGGACGCTCCCCGACGGCGAGTACCTCATCGGCGCGGTGGCCAACGGGCGGATCTTCGGCAAGGGCATGAAGGTGGCGCCGGACGCCCGCCTGGACGACGGCCTCTTCGACAGCGTCCTCATCCGCGGCTTCCGGTTCTTCGAATTTTGCCGCCACGGCTGGAAGCTCATGAACGGCACCCACGTCACCCACCCCAAGGTCACCGTCGTGCGCGGCCGGACGGTCGAGGCTTGGCCGGAAGAGGGAGAGCAGGTCCTGCTCGAGCTCGACGGCGATCAGGTCGGCCGCCTGCCGGCGACGTTCGAGATCATCCCCCGCGACCTCCTGGTCAAGGGCTTCCTCCAGCCCGCTCGCTGA
- a CDS encoding lytic transglycosylase domain-containing protein, with amino-acid sequence MTMNGTKRSLAAALLLALAPGLVAATAGDLRKLYNPIVKKVAGKHRIDPELVHIVIRAESNYDAFAISSAGAMGLMQLMPATALQYGVRNVFDAAQNIEGGVRYLKDLVKLYNGQTRLVLAAYNAGQEAVRKYKGIPPYPETRSYIAGIMKSYKKPTVTSKNPTFMVKDENGRTVLVNDPEQIKKK; translated from the coding sequence ATGACTATGAACGGCACCAAGCGGTCACTCGCGGCGGCGCTCCTCCTGGCCCTCGCGCCGGGCCTCGTCGCGGCCACGGCCGGGGACCTGCGCAAGCTCTACAACCCCATCGTCAAGAAGGTGGCCGGGAAGCACCGCATCGATCCCGAGCTCGTCCACATCGTCATCCGGGCCGAATCCAATTACGACGCCTTTGCCATCTCGTCGGCCGGGGCCATGGGCCTGATGCAGCTGATGCCGGCCACGGCCCTCCAGTACGGCGTCCGGAACGTCTTCGACGCCGCCCAGAACATCGAGGGCGGCGTGCGCTACCTCAAGGACCTGGTCAAGCTCTACAACGGGCAGACCAGGCTCGTCTTGGCCGCCTACAACGCCGGCCAGGAGGCCGTCCGGAAGTACAAGGGCATCCCGCCTTACCCGGAGACGAGGTCCTATATCGCCGGCATCATGAAGTCCTACAAGAAGCCCACCGTGACGAGCAAGAACCCGACCTTCATGGTCAAGGACGAGAACGGGCGCACGGTGCTGGTGAACGATCCCGAGCAGATCAAGAAAAAATAG
- the alaS gene encoding alanine--tRNA ligase: MTAQGVRETFLRFFAERGHKIVRSSSLLPKDDPTILFTNAGMNQFKNVFLGLEKRGYTRAATVQKCMRVSGKHNDLETVGRTAKHHTFFEMLGNFSFGDYFKREAIASAWELVTRVFGLPIDRLYATVYLDDDEAYRLWAEEVGVPRERIFRFGKKDNFWAMGDTGPCGPCSEIHYDLGAAIEPGDPYRLIESGSDRFVELWNLVFMEFDQGDDGVLRPLPSPSIDTGMGLERITAVIQGKRSNYDTDLFRPLIESACAMARREYPAGDEGDVAVRVIADHIRAVTFLIGDGVSPANDGRGYVLRRIIRRACRQGSLIGLDQPFLYELVGRVADLMKEAYPELLTSAEYISKVCLAEEERFAYTLSSGLRFFDQAIQETRAAGGTELPGDKVFRLYDTFGFPLDLSQELAREKAMTVDEAGFGRELEEQKNRARLSWKGEAKRREKEVYEEFKDLKVRSRVHEAPELADVRVLGLLKDGRRTGSLKAGDRGEVILEETPFYAEAGGQVGDAGSLKGPGASALVENVTFATPELIVHAVKVLSGELCEGDRVDAAPDLVRRQAVSNNHTATHLLHAALRQVLGDHVKQAGSLVSPERLRFDFTHFAALSPEEIGRVEEIVNAGIRADIPVVTRVTSLDEGIREGAMAIFEEKYGESVRVVGIGDVSKELCGGVHVRATGQIGLFKIVAETSVAAGMRRIEAVTGAGAYRYVRELEEALDGLERTLGVARRDLPARVEKLRARVDELEKEVREQRKAIIAGAGGIASGAAAGSPAQVSTVQGVAVHVQRMDGLTMPELRDAADALKSNLGSGVVALGAVTEGKAFLVVSVTKDLTGRIKAGALIKELAPVIGGGGGGRPDFAQSGGPGAGDLDKALGLVPGLVGRQAG; this comes from the coding sequence ATGACGGCCCAGGGCGTCCGCGAGACCTTCCTCCGGTTCTTCGCCGAGCGGGGACACAAGATCGTGCGGAGCTCGTCGCTCCTGCCCAAGGACGATCCGACCATCCTGTTCACCAACGCCGGGATGAACCAGTTCAAGAACGTCTTCCTGGGGCTCGAGAAGCGCGGCTACACCCGGGCGGCCACCGTCCAGAAGTGCATGCGCGTCAGCGGCAAGCACAACGACCTCGAGACCGTCGGCCGGACGGCCAAGCACCACACCTTCTTCGAGATGCTCGGCAATTTCTCGTTCGGGGACTACTTCAAGCGCGAAGCCATCGCCTCCGCCTGGGAGCTCGTCACCCGGGTCTTCGGCCTGCCCATCGACCGCCTCTACGCCACGGTCTATCTCGACGACGACGAGGCCTACCGCCTCTGGGCCGAGGAGGTCGGCGTCCCCAGGGAGCGGATCTTCCGCTTCGGCAAGAAGGACAACTTCTGGGCCATGGGCGACACCGGGCCGTGCGGTCCCTGCTCCGAGATCCACTACGACCTCGGCGCCGCGATCGAGCCGGGCGACCCGTACCGGCTGATCGAGTCCGGCAGCGACCGCTTCGTCGAGCTCTGGAACCTCGTCTTCATGGAATTCGATCAGGGCGACGACGGCGTCCTCCGGCCGCTGCCCTCGCCCTCGATCGACACCGGCATGGGCCTCGAACGGATCACCGCGGTCATCCAGGGCAAGCGCAGCAACTACGACACCGACCTGTTCAGGCCGCTCATCGAGAGCGCCTGCGCCATGGCCCGCCGCGAATACCCCGCGGGGGACGAGGGCGACGTGGCCGTCCGCGTCATCGCCGACCATATCCGGGCCGTGACTTTCCTCATCGGCGACGGCGTGTCGCCGGCCAACGACGGCCGCGGCTACGTCCTGCGCCGGATCATCCGCCGGGCCTGCCGGCAGGGCAGCCTCATCGGCCTCGACCAGCCCTTCCTGTACGAGCTCGTCGGCCGGGTCGCGGACCTCATGAAGGAGGCCTACCCCGAGCTCCTGACCTCGGCCGAATACATCTCCAAGGTCTGCCTGGCCGAGGAGGAGCGCTTCGCCTACACGCTCTCGTCCGGCCTGCGCTTCTTCGACCAGGCCATCCAGGAGACGCGGGCCGCCGGAGGAACGGAGCTCCCCGGCGACAAGGTCTTCAGGCTCTACGACACCTTCGGCTTCCCCCTCGACCTGTCCCAGGAGCTGGCCCGGGAGAAGGCCATGACCGTCGACGAGGCCGGCTTCGGCCGGGAGCTCGAGGAGCAGAAGAACCGGGCCCGCCTGTCCTGGAAAGGCGAGGCCAAGCGCCGGGAGAAGGAGGTCTACGAGGAGTTCAAGGACCTCAAGGTCCGCTCCCGCGTCCACGAAGCGCCGGAGCTGGCCGACGTCCGGGTCCTGGGCCTGCTCAAGGACGGCCGCCGGACCGGCAGCCTGAAGGCCGGCGACCGCGGCGAGGTCATCCTCGAGGAGACGCCGTTCTACGCCGAGGCCGGCGGCCAGGTCGGCGATGCGGGCTCGCTCAAGGGCCCGGGCGCGTCGGCCCTTGTCGAGAACGTCACCTTCGCCACCCCCGAGCTCATCGTCCACGCCGTCAAGGTCCTGTCAGGCGAGCTCTGCGAGGGCGACCGCGTCGACGCGGCGCCCGATCTCGTCCGCCGGCAGGCTGTTTCGAACAACCACACCGCCACGCATCTCCTGCACGCGGCCCTGCGTCAGGTCCTGGGCGACCACGTCAAGCAGGCCGGGTCCCTCGTCTCGCCGGAGCGCCTGCGCTTCGACTTCACCCACTTCGCTGCGCTGTCGCCGGAGGAGATCGGCCGCGTAGAGGAGATCGTCAACGCCGGGATCCGGGCCGACATCCCCGTTGTAACCCGCGTCACCTCGCTCGACGAGGGCATCCGCGAAGGGGCCATGGCCATCTTCGAGGAGAAGTACGGGGAGTCGGTGCGTGTCGTCGGCATCGGCGACGTCAGCAAGGAGCTCTGCGGCGGCGTCCACGTCCGGGCCACGGGTCAGATCGGTCTGTTCAAGATCGTGGCTGAGACGAGCGTCGCGGCGGGCATGCGGCGCATCGAGGCCGTGACCGGCGCAGGCGCCTATCGCTACGTCCGGGAGCTCGAGGAAGCGCTCGATGGCCTGGAAAGGACCCTGGGAGTGGCCCGCCGGGACCTGCCGGCCCGGGTCGAGAAGCTCCGGGCCCGCGTCGACGAGCTGGAGAAGGAGGTCCGGGAGCAGAGGAAGGCGATCATCGCCGGAGCGGGCGGGATCGCTTCGGGCGCGGCCGCCGGGTCCCCGGCCCAGGTCAGCACGGTCCAGGGCGTGGCCGTCCACGTTCAGAGGATGGACGGCCTGACCATGCCCGAGCTCCGCGACGCGGCCGACGCCCTTAAGTCCAACCTCGGCAGCGGCGTTGTCGCGCTCGGCGCGGTCACGGAGGGCAAGGCTTTCCTCGTCGTCAGCGTGACCAAGGACCTGACGGGACGGATCAAGGCCGGCGCCCTGATCAAGGAGCTGGCCCCGGTCATCGGCGGCGGGGGAGGCGGGCGGCCCGATTTCGCCCAGTCCGGCGGTCCGGGCGCCGGGGATCTCGACAAGGCCCTGGGCCTCGTTCCCGGGCTGGTCGGGCGGCAGGCCGGCTGA
- a CDS encoding PilT/PilU family type 4a pilus ATPase encodes MVIDEFLKIAIERDASDLHFKAGNNPMIRVHGTLTPLTGYPRLAAADCEELADQMMTEAQRKRLAEDLDIDLAYSLPGFGRFRGSIYHQRGSLAIALRIIPLEVKTIRQLLLPEVLEKIAFYQRGLVLVTGTTGSGKTTSLAAMVDYINTFRRENIITIEDPIEYLHKDKKSTISQREVGMDVTSFARGLRGCLREDPDVILVGEMRDLDTIDTALLAAETGHLVLSTLHTLDAPESINRIISVFPPHHQRQVRLQMASILKAIISMRLIPRMDGQGRVPAVEAMIATPYIQECIAEKDKTMLIRDAITAGVSQYGMQTFDQSIYQLYRDGYISFEQGLKYSSNPDNFKLRIMGIQSTLDMAVEEMEKGMSKVERAEGGPEEEPK; translated from the coding sequence ATGGTCATCGACGAGTTCCTGAAGATCGCTATCGAGCGGGACGCCTCCGACCTTCACTTCAAGGCCGGCAACAACCCCATGATCCGTGTACACGGCACCCTCACGCCGCTCACCGGCTATCCCCGGCTGGCGGCCGCCGACTGCGAGGAGCTGGCCGACCAGATGATGACCGAGGCCCAGCGCAAGCGACTGGCCGAGGACCTGGACATCGACCTGGCCTACAGCCTGCCGGGCTTCGGCCGCTTCCGCGGTTCGATCTATCACCAGCGCGGCTCACTGGCCATCGCCCTGCGCATCATCCCGCTCGAGGTCAAGACCATCCGGCAGCTGCTGCTGCCCGAGGTCCTGGAGAAGATCGCCTTCTACCAGCGCGGCCTGGTCCTCGTCACCGGGACGACGGGCAGCGGCAAGACGACCAGCCTGGCGGCCATGGTCGATTACATCAACACCTTCCGCCGCGAGAACATCATCACCATCGAGGACCCCATCGAGTACCTCCACAAGGACAAGAAGAGCACCATCAGCCAGCGCGAGGTCGGCATGGACGTCACCAGCTTCGCCCGCGGCCTGCGCGGCTGCCTGCGCGAGGACCCCGACGTCATCCTGGTCGGCGAGATGCGCGACCTGGACACCATCGACACGGCCCTGCTGGCCGCCGAGACCGGCCACCTCGTCCTGAGCACGCTCCACACCCTCGACGCGCCGGAAAGCATCAACCGCATCATCTCCGTCTTCCCGCCGCACCATCAGCGCCAGGTCCGCCTGCAGATGGCCTCGATCCTCAAGGCCATCATCTCCATGCGCCTGATCCCGCGCATGGACGGCCAGGGCCGGGTCCCTGCCGTCGAGGCCATGATCGCCACGCCCTACATCCAGGAGTGCATCGCCGAGAAGGACAAGACGATGCTCATCCGCGACGCCATCACGGCCGGCGTCTCCCAGTACGGCATGCAGACCTTCGACCAGTCCATCTACCAGCTCTACCGCGACGGGTACATCTCGTTCGAACAGGGCCTGAAATATTCCTCCAACCCCGACAACTTCAAGCTCCGCATCATGGGCATCCAGTCGACCCTCGACATGGCCGTCGAGGAGATGGAAAAGGGCATGAGCAAGGTCGAGCGGGCCGAGGGGGGACCGGAAGAAGAGCCGAAATGA
- a CDS encoding branched-chain amino acid transaminase, whose amino-acid sequence MSPFSETSVVWKNGKLVPWKDATIHLASHVVHYGSCLFEGLRAYETPKGTAIFRLKDHTRRLYNSCKIYRMNVPYTQDQFNAAVVECVRANKLPACYIRPIVYRGYNMLGVNPFPNPVDCAVLVWEWGKYLGPEALENGIDVCVSSWWRMAPNTFPAMAKAGANYMNSQLIKMEAMLDGYEEGIALNIRGHVSEGSGENLFLVVDGAVLTPPLSSSVLPGITRDTIVTLFREMGLRVIEETIPREMLYVAEEAFFTGSAAEVTPIRSIDKITIGSGKRGPLTEKVQKAFFEIIDGRRPDAHGWLTFV is encoded by the coding sequence ATGAGCCCGTTCTCGGAAACGAGCGTCGTCTGGAAGAATGGGAAACTCGTCCCGTGGAAGGACGCGACGATCCATCTGGCCTCCCATGTCGTCCACTACGGCAGCTGCCTCTTCGAAGGCCTGCGGGCCTACGAGACGCCGAAGGGGACGGCCATCTTCCGGCTCAAGGACCACACCCGCCGCCTCTACAACTCGTGCAAGATCTATCGGATGAACGTCCCGTATACCCAGGACCAATTCAACGCCGCCGTCGTCGAATGCGTCCGGGCCAACAAGCTGCCGGCCTGCTACATCCGGCCGATCGTCTACCGGGGCTACAACATGCTCGGCGTCAACCCGTTCCCCAATCCCGTCGATTGCGCCGTCCTGGTCTGGGAATGGGGCAAGTATCTCGGCCCGGAGGCCCTGGAGAACGGCATCGACGTCTGCGTCTCCTCCTGGTGGCGCATGGCCCCGAACACCTTCCCGGCCATGGCCAAGGCCGGGGCCAATTACATGAACTCCCAGCTCATCAAGATGGAGGCCATGCTCGACGGCTACGAGGAAGGCATCGCCCTGAACATCCGCGGCCACGTCAGCGAGGGGAGCGGCGAGAACCTCTTCCTCGTCGTCGACGGCGCCGTCCTGACGCCGCCCCTGTCCTCCTCGGTCCTGCCGGGCATCACCCGGGACACCATCGTGACCCTGTTCCGGGAGATGGGTCTCAGGGTCATCGAGGAAACCATCCCGCGGGAGATGCTCTATGTCGCCGAGGAGGCTTTTTTCACGGGCTCGGCGGCCGAGGTCACGCCCATCCGTTCGATCGACAAGATCACCATCGGGTCGGGCAAACGCGGGCCACTGACCGAGAAGGTCCAGAAGGCCTTCTTCGAGATCATCGACGGCCGGCGGCCGGACGCCCACGGCTGGCTGACCTTCGTCTGA
- a CDS encoding serine/threonine-protein kinase gives MFLQGQKVGKYEILRSLGSGGFGSVYLAKDTWLDIKVAIKVPHKQSAELYKLLKEPRLQAALSHPNIVRMLAAEKEKNVFFMVMEYIKGPTLEKILEKERVLGVEQAIDFIKQISYGVDHAHKAKIIHRDLRPSNIIVSEEGTAKITDFGTSAWLNAVPYASTRIGSPPYMAPEQFLGKASFAADLYSLGCIFYEMIIGRPPIFDPDPFKILEKAQQGKLTPPRIKNGRVPREIDAIIMRALAPKVEDRYQSASEIIRDLSLYKGKTPKTSEIDDIMIRIRAREQKTAAFCWNCRRPLPPRSRACPYCGETV, from the coding sequence ATGTTCCTCCAAGGGCAGAAGGTCGGCAAGTACGAGATCCTGAGGTCCCTGGGCAGCGGCGGCTTCGGCTCGGTCTACCTGGCCAAGGACACCTGGCTCGACATCAAGGTGGCCATCAAGGTCCCCCACAAGCAGTCGGCCGAGCTCTACAAGCTGCTCAAGGAGCCGCGCCTGCAGGCCGCCCTCAGCCACCCGAACATCGTCCGCATGCTGGCCGCGGAGAAGGAGAAGAACGTCTTCTTCATGGTCATGGAATACATCAAGGGCCCGACCCTGGAGAAGATCCTGGAGAAGGAGCGAGTGCTCGGCGTCGAGCAGGCCATCGACTTCATCAAGCAGATCTCCTACGGCGTCGACCACGCCCACAAGGCCAAGATCATCCACCGGGACCTCCGCCCGTCGAACATCATCGTTTCCGAGGAGGGGACGGCCAAGATCACCGATTTCGGGACCTCGGCCTGGCTCAACGCCGTGCCCTACGCCTCGACCCGGATCGGCTCGCCGCCCTACATGGCCCCCGAGCAGTTCCTGGGCAAGGCCTCCTTCGCCGCCGACCTCTACTCCCTCGGCTGCATCTTCTACGAGATGATCATCGGCCGGCCGCCGATCTTCGACCCCGACCCGTTCAAGATCCTGGAGAAGGCCCAGCAGGGCAAGCTCACGCCGCCGCGGATCAAGAACGGCCGCGTCCCGAGGGAGATCGACGCCATCATCATGCGGGCCCTGGCCCCCAAGGTCGAGGACCGCTACCAGAGCGCCTCGGAGATCATCCGCGACCTGTCGCTCTACAAGGGCAAGACGCCGAAGACCTCGGAGATCGACGACATCATGATCCGGATCCGGGCCCGGGAGCAGAAGACGGCGGCCTTCTGCTGGAACTGCCGCCGGCCCCTGCCGCCCCGGTCGCGGGCCTGCCCCTACTGCGGCGAAACCGTCTGA
- a CDS encoding RsmE family RNA methyltransferase: MTANQFYVPVIAAGPSRMVLRGGEHRHLAKAARVRAGEEIWLFDGRGRRCLARVEKVGEDSTEVAILWLEEPESPGPRLALAQCLIEARKLETVLEKAAEIGCSEFIPVTSARSYRPPGEREDRKLDRWRRIAREAAKQCKARLVTEVHAPRPLDRLLREPGADRKLFLSEHGGRPLKEILAAAPAAPDAERGAPAPAAGPPPSILLLVGPKGGWTEGEERKIREAGFEPASLGRRILRAETAAVAGAAMIAHFWTD, from the coding sequence GTGACAGCGAACCAGTTCTACGTTCCCGTCATCGCCGCCGGCCCGTCCCGGATGGTCTTGCGGGGCGGAGAACACCGCCATCTGGCCAAAGCGGCCAGGGTCCGCGCCGGGGAGGAGATCTGGCTCTTCGACGGCCGCGGCCGGCGATGCCTGGCCCGGGTCGAGAAGGTCGGGGAGGATTCGACCGAGGTCGCGATCCTCTGGCTGGAAGAGCCTGAGTCGCCGGGGCCAAGGCTGGCCCTGGCCCAGTGCCTGATCGAGGCCCGGAAGCTCGAGACCGTCCTCGAGAAAGCCGCCGAGATCGGCTGTTCCGAATTCATCCCCGTGACCAGCGCCCGCTCCTACCGGCCGCCGGGGGAGCGGGAGGACCGCAAGCTCGACCGCTGGCGCCGGATCGCCCGGGAGGCGGCCAAGCAATGCAAAGCCCGCCTCGTGACCGAGGTCCACGCGCCCCGGCCGCTCGACCGCCTGCTTCGCGAGCCCGGGGCCGACCGCAAGCTGTTCCTGAGCGAGCACGGCGGCCGGCCGCTCAAGGAGATCCTGGCCGCGGCGCCGGCCGCGCCGGATGCCGAACGCGGGGCGCCCGCGCCGGCGGCGGGTCCGCCCCCGTCGATCCTGCTCCTGGTCGGGCCCAAGGGCGGCTGGACGGAAGGGGAGGAGAGGAAGATCAGGGAGGCCGGGTTCGAGCCCGCCTCCCTGGGCCGCCGCATCCTGCGGGCGGAGACGGCGGCCGTGGCCGGCGCGGCCATGATCGCGCACTTCTGGACGGATTGA
- the dnaJ gene encoding molecular chaperone DnaJ has translation MADRDYYQVLGVPRDAPAEDIKRAYRQMAMKHHPDRNPGSKEAEERFKEAAEAYSVLGDAEKRSVYDRFGRDGLRGQGFSGFDTSVFEGFEDILGNLFGFGIGDLFGGGRSRARSRRSPGRDLALEIEIGLEEAAAGVEREIKLTRAEACPACGGSKRKPGTRPAACPSCGGQGQLRIQQGFFTMARTCPRCQGSGEINASPCESCQGKGHVREKRTLKVRIPAGVEDGSRLRLVGEGEAGDEGMPAGDLYVVTRVRKHPFFEREGGDLACEIAISFTQAALGARIEIPTLEGPEVLRIPPGTQPGETLRLKGRGVRDVAGRRKGDLFVRIRIKTPGDLSKEQKALLAKLAELRGEDIEAVDKSVVHRLKDILQ, from the coding sequence ATGGCTGACAGGGACTACTACCAGGTCCTCGGCGTGCCCCGGGACGCGCCGGCCGAGGACATCAAGCGGGCTTATCGCCAGATGGCCATGAAGCACCATCCCGACCGCAACCCCGGCAGCAAGGAGGCCGAGGAGAGGTTCAAGGAGGCGGCCGAGGCCTACAGCGTCCTGGGCGACGCAGAGAAGAGGTCCGTCTACGATCGCTTCGGCCGCGACGGCCTGCGCGGCCAGGGCTTCTCCGGCTTCGACACGTCGGTCTTCGAGGGCTTCGAGGACATCCTCGGGAACCTCTTCGGCTTCGGCATCGGCGACCTCTTCGGCGGCGGCCGGAGCCGGGCCCGGAGCCGGCGCAGCCCCGGCCGGGACCTGGCCCTCGAGATCGAGATCGGACTCGAGGAAGCGGCGGCGGGCGTCGAGCGGGAGATCAAGCTGACCCGGGCCGAAGCCTGCCCCGCCTGCGGCGGCTCGAAGCGCAAGCCCGGCACCCGGCCCGCCGCCTGCCCCTCGTGCGGCGGCCAGGGCCAGCTCCGCATCCAGCAGGGCTTCTTCACCATGGCCCGGACCTGCCCGCGCTGCCAGGGCAGCGGCGAGATCAACGCTTCGCCCTGCGAGTCGTGCCAGGGTAAGGGCCACGTCAGGGAGAAGAGGACCCTCAAGGTCCGCATCCCGGCCGGCGTCGAGGACGGTTCGCGGCTGCGGCTCGTCGGCGAAGGCGAGGCCGGCGACGAGGGCATGCCGGCCGGCGATCTCTACGTCGTGACCCGCGTCCGCAAGCACCCCTTCTTCGAGCGCGAAGGCGGCGATCTCGCCTGCGAGATCGCCATCTCGTTCACCCAGGCCGCCCTCGGCGCGAGGATCGAGATCCCGACACTCGAAGGCCCGGAGGTCCTCAGGATCCCGCCCGGGACGCAGCCGGGCGAAACGCTCCGTCTCAAGGGCCGGGGCGTCCGTGACGTCGCCGGCCGGCGCAAGGGCGATCTCTTCGTCCGGATCCGGATCAAAACGCCGGGCGACCTGTCCAAGGAGCAGAAGGCGCTGCTGGCCAAGCTGGCCGAGCTGCGCGGCGAGGACATCGAAGCCGTCGACAAGAGCGTCGTCCATAGGCTGAAGGACATCTTGCAGTGA
- the dnaK gene encoding molecular chaperone DnaK, producing the protein MGHVIGIDLGTTYSCVAYLEGGNPVVIPNLEGLPTTPSVVSFTGSGERLVGTLALRQAVTNPASTFYAVKRLIGQKFQSAQIQEAVARLPYGLKEAANGDVAVALGGETLSPPEISAMVLGYLKTCAESFFGEPVTEAVITVPAHFNDAQRQATKDAATICGLNVLRVINEPTAAGLACGLDARKNGLAAVYDLGGGTFDVTILEVSDGVFNVLATNGDSYLGGEDFDNRIVEWLATSFRAETGVDLSKDKLALQRLKEAAERAKRELSFTAETEINLPFIISDKAASNHIRKTLSRPAFEAMTADLVERTVPHIERALAEARLSADRIEHVILVGGQTRMPLVKERVTKFFGRAPEEKIDPDQTVAMGAAIQSGILDGQVRDLILLLDVTPFALGIETEGDGYETVIEKNTTVPTRKVKAFTTVTHNQRRVRIHVLQGEGFLASLNKSLAVFELVGIEPAPAGVPQIDVTFEINADGLVQVSAKDKETGLSHKIEVRPSSGLSAADVEALKRKQAGPGAARQAANG; encoded by the coding sequence ATGGGACACGTCATCGGCATCGACCTGGGGACGACCTACTCCTGCGTCGCCTACCTCGAGGGCGGGAATCCCGTGGTCATCCCCAACCTCGAAGGCCTGCCGACGACGCCCTCGGTGGTGTCGTTCACCGGGTCGGGGGAGCGGCTGGTCGGGACCCTGGCCCTGCGCCAGGCCGTGACCAATCCCGCCTCGACGTTCTACGCGGTCAAGCGCCTGATCGGCCAGAAGTTCCAGTCGGCCCAGATCCAGGAGGCCGTGGCCCGGCTGCCCTACGGTCTCAAGGAGGCCGCCAACGGCGACGTCGCCGTGGCGCTGGGCGGCGAGACCCTCAGCCCGCCCGAGATCTCGGCCATGGTCCTGGGCTACCTCAAGACCTGCGCCGAGTCCTTCTTCGGCGAGCCCGTGACCGAGGCCGTCATCACCGTGCCGGCCCACTTCAACGACGCCCAGCGGCAGGCCACCAAGGACGCGGCCACGATCTGCGGCCTTAACGTCCTGCGGGTCATCAACGAGCCGACCGCCGCCGGCCTGGCCTGCGGGCTCGACGCCAGGAAGAACGGCCTGGCCGCCGTCTATGACCTCGGCGGCGGGACGTTCGACGTCACCATCCTCGAGGTCAGCGACGGCGTCTTCAACGTCCTGGCCACCAACGGCGACTCCTACCTCGGCGGCGAGGACTTCGACAACCGCATCGTCGAGTGGCTGGCGACCAGCTTCCGGGCCGAGACGGGCGTCGACCTGAGCAAGGACAAGCTGGCCCTTCAGCGCCTGAAGGAAGCCGCCGAGCGGGCCAAGCGCGAGCTGTCCTTCACCGCCGAGACCGAGATCAACCTGCCCTTCATCATCTCGGACAAGGCCGCGTCCAACCATATCCGCAAGACCCTCAGCCGGCCCGCCTTCGAGGCCATGACGGCCGATCTCGTCGAGCGGACCGTGCCGCACATAGAGCGGGCCCTGGCCGAGGCCCGGCTCTCGGCCGACCGGATCGAGCACGTCATCCTCGTCGGCGGCCAGACGCGCATGCCCCTGGTCAAGGAGCGGGTGACCAAGTTCTTCGGGCGGGCGCCCGAGGAGAAGATCGATCCCGACCAGACCGTGGCCATGGGCGCGGCCATCCAGTCGGGCATCCTGGACGGCCAGGTCCGGGACCTCATCCTCCTGCTCGACGTCACTCCCTTCGCCCTGGGCATCGAGACGGAGGGCGACGGCTACGAGACGGTCATCGAGAAGAACACGACCGTCCCGACCCGCAAGGTCAAGGCCTTCACCACCGTCACCCACAACCAGCGGCGGGTCCGGATCCATGTCCTTCAGGGCGAGGGGTTCCTGGCCTCGCTGAACAAGTCCCTGGCCGTCTTCGAGCTGGTGGGCATCGAGCCGGCCCCGGCCGGAGTGCCCCAGATCGATGTCACCTTCGAGATCAACGCCGACGGCCTGGTCCAGGTCTCGGCCAAGGACAAGGAAACGGGCCTCAGCCACAAGATCGAGGTCCGGCCCTCCTCGGGACTCTCGGCCGCGGATGTGGAAGCGCTGAAACGGAAACAGGCGGGCCCCGGCGCCGCAAGGCAGGCGGCGAATGGCTGA